The Chryseobacterium geocarposphaerae genome window below encodes:
- a CDS encoding c-type cytochrome — protein sequence MKKLVLAGCLGMLMFSCTKKEQASVSETSAEPVATTNAHLSGNQIIETLDCSGCHSVSERMIGPSYQEIADKYSEKDMDALATKIIEGGSGVWGNVPMQPHSQVSREDAKKMVSYILSLKKK from the coding sequence ATGAAGAAATTAGTATTGGCAGGATGTTTGGGTATGCTGATGTTTTCCTGTACTAAAAAAGAACAGGCTTCAGTTTCAGAAACTTCTGCAGAACCAGTAGCAACAACTAATGCTCATCTTTCCGGAAACCAGATTATTGAAACATTAGATTGCTCCGGTTGTCACTCGGTAAGTGAAAGAATGATTGGCCCGTCATATCAGGAAATAGCAGATAAGTATTCTGAAAAAGATATGGATGCTTTGGCTACAAAAATCATAGAAGGAGGAAGTGGAGTTTGGGGAAATGTGCCTATGCAGCCTCATTCTCAGGTGTCTAGAGAAGATGCGAAAAAAATGGTAAGTTATATTTTGTCACTCAAAAAGAAATAA